The segment GGCACAGGAACCACGATCAGGCTGGCCATGTCCGAGGCGTACACAGGAATGGCTTCGGGCGGACAGGCCACCGTGACCAGGCCTGCCCCCATGCGCAGGGCCGCCCGGGCTGCAAGGCGCGCCGCCCCCGTCATCTCTCCATCCCCCAGAACCAAGACATGCCCGCGGTCGTACTTGTGCCCGTCCGGTTTTGGCCAGGGAAAGCGGTCCAGCCACAGCCCGGGAGTATTCTCGTACACCCGGGGCTGGATCTCGGGCAGCACAAAATCGGGAATGCCCGCATCCACCAGGACGACCTCGCCGGCGTGGAAGCGGCCAGGCGCCAGCACATGCGCCGGCTTTTTACGGAAAAATGTTACGGTCAGACTGGCCTCAACCGCCGTACCCATGACGGCCCCCGTGTCCGCCCGGATTCCGGAAGGCATATCCACGGAAACCACAGGGCCACGCTGGCGGGTCATCCGGCCTGCAAGTTCTGCCGCCATACCCTCCAGCGGCCTGTTCAGACCTGCCCCGAACAGGGCGTCGATCACCAGAAGGTCATCCATGATTCCGTGGGGATCCGCAGGCTCGAGCGGCCCTGCCCACTGCCGGGCCGCCAGAGGGGCGCCGTCCGCAGGATCCTGCAGCACCATGACGCGGACGGGCCAGCCCCGCTGCTGCAGGTGACGCGCCGCGACGAATCCGTCCCCGCCATTCCTTCCGGGGCCGCAGACCACCAGAACCGGCTGGGGCGTAAACCGTTCCGCCACCACATCGGTAACAGCCACCCCGGCGCGCTCGATCAGCATGTCCGGGGTGATTCCGTATTCAAAGGTCAGCCGCTCGGCCTGCGCCATCTGCGCGGCTGTCACAATCTGGCCGGGAACTGCAGGTGCAGGTTTCATGAAAGCCTCCCTGGCAGGAAGGATACCGCAGGAAAAGACGGGGCAAAAGGCCGGAAAACAGCTTCAGGACCTCAGGGAAAATGGGGCGACCGACGGGACTCGAACCCGCGACAACCCGGACCACAACCGGGGGCTCTA is part of the Pseudomonadota bacterium genome and harbors:
- a CDS encoding NAD(P)H-hydrate dehydratase, yielding MKPAPAVPGQIVTAAQMAQAERLTFEYGITPDMLIERAGVAVTDVVAERFTPQPVLVVCGPGRNGGDGFVAARHLQQRGWPVRVMVLQDPADGAPLAARQWAGPLEPADPHGIMDDLLVIDALFGAGLNRPLEGMAAELAGRMTRQRGPVVSVDMPSGIRADTGAVMGTAVEASLTVTFFRKKPAHVLAPGRFHAGEVVLVDAGIPDFVLPEIQPRVYENTPGLWLDRFPWPKPDGHKYDRGHVLVLGDGEMTGAARLAARAALRMGAGLVTVACPPEAIPVYASDMASLIVVPVPSPADLPAFLDSRKITAVLAGPGARPDERTRQMVQAVLRACAASRSVVLDGGALSAFADNVAALFTALSPRCVLTPHRGEYHRLSGLPLSGDSLSLARAGAVRSGATVVLKGPDTTVAAPDGLAVVNTGAPPDLATAGTGDVLAGMTASLLAQGVEPPMAGAMAVWMHGRAAADIGPGLVADDLPEMLPEVLRSLKFRDF